A portion of the Oncorhynchus clarkii lewisi isolate Uvic-CL-2024 chromosome 27, UVic_Ocla_1.0, whole genome shotgun sequence genome contains these proteins:
- the LOC139385654 gene encoding eukaryotic translation initiation factor 2A-like, with the protein MAPPIPILAVRGSDGTVLLRGPPNCEKNADFQRDPRQSRYVAFSKDGTLFAWCNGEKVTVVKVADGSQVRSFDLPKTAMLEFSPLNTVLATWQVYSKTQDNPQGDANLQLWDLKTGTCLKALYQKKVQGWCPSWSDDEKIAVRSVNNELHFFENNDFINIANKLHLQKVSEFMLSPGSQPSKVAVYVPGSKGAPSFVRLYQYPNFGGPTCALANKSFFKADRVTMLWNKKATAVLVQASIEVDKTGASYYGEQTLHYLATNGETAAVQLQKNGPIYDVAWSPSSTEFCVVYGFMPAKATVYNLKCDPVFDFGTGPRNAVYYSPQGHILVLAGFGNLRGQMEVWDVKKWKQVSKPQVPDSTHFAWCPDGEHVVTSTCAPRLRVSNGYKIWHYTGTVLYKQDTPTGTELWETVWQPFPDGTFPERPVKYQAAPSELGSTEAKPAQAYRPPALRNKPVTASSKLHEEEPPQNMRPGATGDKQLSKTALKNQKKREAKKAAKQEINPDALEPQSDPSPASNAQPETSCGDPETDKKIKSVKKKLKAIDELKALQATGKPIQKNQLEKMEKEAQLMKELEDLQLKV; encoded by the exons ATGGCGCCCCCCATACCTATTTTAGCAG TCCGGGGATCTGACGGGACAGTGCTGCTCCGTGGACCACCAAACTGCGAGAAGAATGCAGATTTTCAAAG GGACCCTCGGCAAAGTAGATATGTGGCGTTCAGCAAGGACGGGACATTGTTTGCATGGTGCAATGGAGAGAA GGTCACTGTTGTGAAGGTTGCAGATGGCTCTCAAGTCAGGTCGTTTGACCTTCCAAAGACTGCAATGTTGGAGTTCTCTCCGCTGAACACTGTGCTGGCTACATGGCAGGTGTATAGCA AGACGCAGGACAACCCACAGGGAGATGCCAACTTGCAGCTGTGGGATTTGAAAACTGGGACCTGCCTCAAGGCTCTCTACCAGAAGAAGGTTCAGGGATG GTGTCCAAGTTGGTCAGATGACGAGAAGATTGCGGTCAGGAGTGTTAACAATGAACTTCACTTTTTCGAAAACAACGATTTTA TCAACATTGCCAATAAGCTTCACTTGCAGAAGGTGTCAGAGTTTATGCTGTCCCCTGGAAGTCAGCCTAGTAAG GTGGCTGTTTATGTCCCTGGGAGCAAAGGTGCCCCCTCGTTTGTCCGGCTATACCAATACCCCAACTTTGGTGGCCCGACCTGTGCTCTGGCCAACAAGAGTTTCTTTAAGGCCGACAGGGTGACCATGCTATGGAACAAAAAAG CCACTGCGGTTCTGGTGCAGGCCAGCATAGAGGTGGATAAAACAGGAGCCTCATACTACGGAGAACAAACTTTACACTACTTGGCCACCAATGGGGAGACTGCTGCTGTGCAGCTAC AGAAGAACGGGCCCATCTACGATGTGGCATGGAGCCCAAGCTCCACAGAGTTCTGCGTGGTCTATGGCTTCATGCCCGCCAAGGCTACTGTCTACAACCTCAAGTGTGACCCTGTCTTCGACTTCGGCACGGGCCCCCGCAATGCCGTctactacagcccccagggccacATCCTGGTCTTGGCTGGCTTCGGGAACCTACGGGGCCAGATGGAGGTGTGGGATGTCAAGAAGTGGAAGCAGGTGTCCAAGCCCCAGGTGCCCGACTCCACCCACTTCGCCTGGTGCCCGGACGGTGAACATGTCGTCACGTCGACCTGTGCCCCCCGGCTACGTGTCAGTAACGGCTATAAGATCTGGCACTACACTGGCACGGTTCTGTACAAGCAGGACACGCCGACGGGAACAGAGCTCTGGGAGACTGTGTGGCAGCCCTTCCCAGACGGGACGTTCCCTGAGAGGCCGGTGAAGTACCAGGCAGCACCCAGCGAGCTGGGCAGCACAGAGGCCAAGCCGGCCCAGGCCTACCGCCCACCTGCCCTGCGGAATAAACCGGTCACAGCCAGCTCCAAACTG CATGAAGAGGAGCCTCCACAGAACATGAGGCCTGGCGCCACCGGAGACAAGCAGCTGTCCAAGACGGCTCTGAAGAACCAAAAAAAACGAGAGGCAAAGAAAGCAGCCAAACAG GAGATAAACCCAGATGCCCTTGAGCCCCAGTCAGACCCATCTCCAGCCAGTAATGCTCAACCTGAAACCTCTTGTGGCGACCCAGAGACTGACAAGAAGATCAAGAGCGTCAAAAAG AAACTGAAAGCTATAGACGAGCTGAAAGCGCTGCAAGCAACTGGGAAACCCATTCAAAAGAACCAG CTTGAAAAGATGGAAAAGGAGGCTCAACTCATGAAAGAGCTTGAGGATCTTCAACTAAAAGTGTAA
- the LOC139385821 gene encoding stress-associated endoplasmic reticulum protein 1-like has protein sequence MVAKQRIRMANEKHSKNITLRGNVAKSTRNPGEDKVAVGPWLLALFIFVVCGSAIFQIIQSIRMGM, from the exons ATGGTGGCAAAACAGAGAATACGCATGGCCAACGAGAAACACAGCAAAAACATCACGCTGAGAGGCAATGTGGCCAAATCCACG AGAAATCCAGGTGAAGACAAGGTGGCAGTGGGACCATGGCTTCTGGCGTTATTCATCTTTGTCGTCTGCGGATCAG CAATCTTCCAGATCATTCAGAGCATTCGAATGGGAATGTAA